In Glandiceps talaboti chromosome 16, keGlaTala1.1, whole genome shotgun sequence, a single window of DNA contains:
- the LOC144447479 gene encoding uncharacterized protein LOC144447479 isoform X1: protein MSAGHPDEKKGEGQYHGPPPTYQPTHGQAYPMQQTYPTQTGQYPQYAMPPQQGYVAAPAGYPQGPPPPYTAQGGHPAYPPQMQAQYAPQPTQAYAAPGAFDAGARFGVGSTVNIPPPPPGVAPNTAQMAQSQGQNVAVGQRQGNWLSGGSDGGYVWW from the exons ATGTCAGCGGGACACCCAGATGAAAAGAAAG GTGAAGGCCAATACCATGGACCCCCACCAACTTATCAACCTACCCATGGACAGGCATACCCCATGCAGCAGACATACCCAACTCAGACAGGTCAATACCCACAATATGCCATGCCGCCCCAACAAGGCTATGTTGCAGCACCTGCTGGCTATCCACAGGGACCTCCACCTCCGTACACAGCACAAGGAGGCCATCCTGCA TATCCACCACAAATGCAAGCACAGTATGCCCCACAGCCAACTCAGGCTTATGCAGCACCAGGTGCCTTTGATGCAGGGGCAAGGTTTGGAGTTGGATCCACAGTCAATATTCCA CCACCACCTCCAGGAGTAGCACCAAATACTGCCCAGATGGCACAATCACAGGGCCAGAATGTAGCAGTTGGACAAAGACAGGGTAATTGGTTATCTGGTGGTTCAGATGGAGGCTATGTCTGGTGGTAG
- the LOC144447479 gene encoding uncharacterized protein LOC144447479 isoform X2 encodes MSAGHPDEKKGEGQYHGPPPTYQPTHGQAYPMQQTYPTQTGQYPQYAMPPQQGYVAAPAGYPQGPPPPYTAQGGHPAYPPQMQAQYAPQPTQAYAAPGAFDAGARFGVGSTVNIPPPPPGVAPNAAQMASMQGQNVVVGQRKGDWFSGGSDGGYVWW; translated from the exons ATGTCAGCGGGACACCCAGATGAAAAGAAAG GTGAAGGCCAATACCATGGACCCCCACCAACTTATCAACCTACCCATGGACAGGCATACCCCATGCAGCAGACATACCCAACTCAGACAGGTCAATACCCACAATATGCCATGCCGCCCCAACAAGGCTATGTTGCAGCACCTGCTGGCTATCCACAGGGACCTCCACCTCCGTACACAGCACAAGGAGGCCATCCTGCA TATCCACCACAAATGCAAGCACAGTATGCCCCACAGCCAACTCAGGCTTATGCAGCACCAGGTGCCTTTGATGCAGGGGCAAGGTTTGGAGTTGGATCCACAGTCAATATTCCA CCTCCTCCCCCAGGTGTAGCACCTAATGCCGCACAAATGGCCTCCATGCAAGGCCAAAATGTTGTGGTTGGACAGAGGAAGGGAGATTGGTTTAGTGGTGGTTCAGATGGTGGTTACGTCTGGTGGTAG